From Streptomyces sp. 6-11-2, one genomic window encodes:
- a CDS encoding YcnI family protein: MKASRLAATAAVAGSAVLALSAPAFAHVSVQPEGSAAKGGYAVVDFKVPNERDNASTTKIEVNFPTDHPLASVMPQPMTGWKIDVTKSQLDKPLEMHGKKISEAVTKVTWTADGDGIKPGFFQKFPVSIGTLPEDADQLVFKAIQTYSNKEVVRWIEVPQKGQAEPDNPAPVLQLAAASEGDGHDASAKDAAADTKPAAQTTAADTSKSGSDTTARVLGIVGILVGAAGVAYGVLAGRRRTTA; the protein is encoded by the coding sequence ATGAAGGCTTCTCGACTCGCCGCCACCGCCGCCGTCGCCGGCTCGGCCGTCCTCGCCCTGTCCGCCCCGGCGTTCGCGCACGTCAGCGTCCAGCCGGAGGGCTCCGCCGCCAAGGGCGGCTACGCCGTCGTCGACTTCAAGGTCCCCAACGAGCGCGACAACGCCTCCACCACCAAGATCGAGGTCAACTTCCCGACCGACCACCCGCTGGCCTCCGTGATGCCGCAGCCGATGACCGGCTGGAAGATCGACGTCACCAAGTCCCAGCTGGACAAGCCGCTGGAGATGCACGGCAAGAAGATCTCCGAAGCCGTCACCAAGGTCACCTGGACCGCCGACGGCGACGGCATCAAGCCCGGCTTCTTCCAGAAGTTCCCGGTCTCCATCGGCACGCTGCCCGAGGACGCCGACCAGCTGGTCTTCAAGGCGATCCAGACGTACTCCAACAAGGAGGTCGTGCGCTGGATCGAGGTGCCGCAGAAGGGCCAGGCGGAGCCGGACAACCCGGCGCCGGTGCTTCAGCTGGCCGCGGCCTCGGAGGGTGACGGACACGACGCGTCGGCCAAGGACGCCGCTGCCGACACCAAGCCCGCCGCCCAGACCACCGCCGCCGACACTTCCAAGAGCGGCAGCGACACCACCGCCCGCGTCCTCGGCATCGTCGGCATCCTCGTCGGCGCGGCCGGCGTGGCCTACGGCGTACTCGCCGGCCGCAGGCGCACCACCGCCTGA
- a CDS encoding SCO family protein, producing the protein MRNKTFVVAALLAAATLTLSACGSGNDGGKPVAVVSEDTSQKAATVLDKPFEKPDLVLTDTQGKQYDLRKETAGHPTLVYFGYTHCPDACPLTMNNIAVAKKALSRAEQDDLRVVFVTTDPARDTPAELGKWLKMIDPQFIGLTGDFSTIQAGARTLGISIEPTTKDKNGKLVSMHGTQVIAFSPKTDAGYVLYGEDATVDDYTKDLPRIVRGENP; encoded by the coding sequence ATGCGCAACAAGACCTTCGTCGTGGCCGCCCTGCTCGCCGCGGCCACCCTGACCCTCTCCGCCTGCGGCAGCGGCAACGACGGCGGGAAGCCCGTCGCCGTCGTCTCCGAGGACACCTCGCAGAAGGCCGCGACGGTCCTCGACAAGCCGTTCGAGAAGCCGGACCTGGTCCTCACCGACACCCAGGGAAAGCAGTACGACCTCCGCAAGGAGACCGCCGGCCACCCGACGCTGGTCTACTTCGGCTACACCCACTGCCCCGATGCCTGCCCGCTGACCATGAACAACATCGCGGTTGCCAAGAAGGCGCTGTCCAGGGCCGAGCAGGACGACCTGCGCGTGGTGTTCGTCACGACCGACCCGGCCCGCGACACCCCGGCCGAACTCGGCAAGTGGCTCAAGATGATCGACCCGCAGTTCATAGGACTGACCGGCGACTTCTCCACCATCCAGGCCGGCGCGCGCACCCTGGGCATCTCCATCGAGCCGACCACGAAGGACAAGAACGGCAAGCTCGTCTCGATGCACGGCACCCAGGTGATCGCGTTCTCACCGAAGACCGACGCCGGATACGTTCTCTACGGCGAGGACGCCACCGTCGACGACTACACCAAGGACCTCCCCAGGATCGTCAGGGGGGAGAACCCGTGA
- a CDS encoding ATP-binding protein: protein MSIWWSLHLRRDAASVPLARRLLLGTMETAGVDPDISYDLSVALSEACANAVEYGGDTESSGGYRVTAFLDGEKCRIEVADAGPGFPPAGRRRPVRAARADAEHGRGLYLIQELADHVHIRNRPGRGGAVVSFDKILKWREDAPLMAV, encoded by the coding sequence ATGAGCATCTGGTGGTCACTCCATCTGCGGCGTGACGCCGCGAGCGTGCCGCTCGCGCGGCGACTGCTGCTCGGCACGATGGAGACCGCGGGCGTCGACCCCGACATCTCCTACGACCTGTCCGTGGCCCTGAGCGAGGCCTGCGCGAACGCGGTGGAGTACGGCGGGGACACCGAATCCTCCGGTGGCTACCGCGTCACCGCCTTTCTCGACGGGGAGAAGTGCCGCATCGAGGTGGCCGACGCGGGCCCCGGCTTTCCGCCGGCGGGCCGCCGCCGCCCGGTCCGCGCCGCGCGCGCCGACGCCGAGCACGGCCGCGGCCTGTATCTCATCCAGGAACTCGCCGACCATGTCCACATCCGCAACAGGCCGGGCCGGGGCGGCGCGGTGGTGAGCTTCGACAAGATCCTCAAGTGGCGCGAGGACGCCCCGCTGATGGCGGTGTAG